In one window of Mus pahari chromosome 3, PAHARI_EIJ_v1.1, whole genome shotgun sequence DNA:
- the Defb118 gene encoding beta-defensin 118 produces the protein MFYLPRTMRFLLLVLPVLALLPQVIPDYGAEKRCLKILGHCRRHCKDREMAQESCKYYRVCCVPVFNSPKQRNAITWTTEETSTTEYDLSSDLIGVLSTNS, from the exons ATGTTCTACCTCCCAAGAACTATGAGATTTCTGCTGCTGGTTCTTCCTGTCCTTGCTCTTCTACCCCAAGTGATTCCAG ACTATGGTGCTGAGAAAAGATGCTTGAAAATTTTGGGGCACTGCAGGAGACACTGCAAAGACAGAGAAATGGCCCAGGAATCGTGCAAATATTACCGAGTTTGCTGCGTTCCAGTCTTCAACAGCCCCAAGCAAAGGAATGCCATCACTTGGACCACAGAGGAAACCTCTACAACAGAGTACGATCTGTCCTCAGATCTCATAGGTGTACTTAGCACAAATAGTTGA
- the LOC110319507 gene encoding beta-defensin 19 — MRLVLLLLAILVAMELGMSGKNPILQCMGNRGFCRSSCKKGEQAYFYCRTFQMCCLQSYVRISLTGVDDNTNWSYEKHWPRIP; from the exons ATGAGGCTGGTTCTCCTGCTTCTTGCCATACTTGTGGCAATGGAACTGGGAATGTCAG GCAAAAATCCTATCCTTCAATGCATGGGTAACAGAGGATTCTGTAGGTCTTCCTGCAAAAAGGGTGAACAGGCCTACTTCTACTGCAGAACTTTCCAGATGTGCTGCCTCCAGTCCTACGTGAGGATCAGCCTTACAGGCGTAGATGACAACACTAACTGGTCTTATGAGAAGCACTGGCCAAGAATACCATGA